One part of the Phragmites australis chromosome 3, lpPhrAust1.1, whole genome shotgun sequence genome encodes these proteins:
- the LOC133911039 gene encoding uncharacterized protein LOC133911039, whose amino-acid sequence MGNGCLLVPCFCAAVLSRRRRTARLVLWGGEARAARHGKLAGQVMLDFAGTVVCRADGFYLGRPAPVLAIEDRLAAGKTYLVLPVDRLPQGYDALTAASLAALSYDRGQGASIAGGAKSPFEYVKGDDGRTVIKVTLEFIVGNITPRAGCRERGGEEGCAGALCSTPELRKHYEQLVGSARGARAWSPRLDTIKERKGRKGLAFAAAVSPGRLSPVAVRLLGLDAKGGRQ is encoded by the coding sequence ATGGGCAATGGCTGCCTCCTGGTGCCGTGCTTCTGCGCGGCGGTCctgtcgcggcggcggcgcacggcgcGGCTGGTGCTGTGGGGCGGGGAGGCGCGGGCGGCCCGGCACGGGAAGCTGGCGGGCCAGGTGATGCTGGACTTCGCGGGCACCGTCGTGTGCCGCGCCGACGGGTTCTACCTGGGCCGCCCCGCGCCGGTGCTGGCCATCGAGGACCGGCTCGCCGCTGGCAAGACCTACCTCGTGCTCCCCGTCGACCGCCTGCCGCAGGGCTACGACGCGCTCACGGCGGCCTCCCTCGCTGCGCTGTCCTACGACCGGGGCCAGGGGGCGTCCATCGCGGGGGGAGCCAAGAGCCCGTTCGAGTACGTCAAGGGCGATGATGGGCGCACGGTGATCAAGGTCACGCTGGAGTTCATCGTCGGGAACATCACCCCGAGGGCGGGATGCAGAGAGAGAGGCGGGGAGGAGGGGTGCGCCGGGGCGCTGTGCAGCACGCCGGAGCTGAGGAAGCACTACGAGCAGCTGGTGGGCTCGGCGAGGGGGGCGCGGGCGTGGTCGCCGCGGCTGGACACGATCAAGGAGCGCAAGGGGAGGAAGGGCTTGGCGTTCGCGGCGGCCGTCAGCCCCGGGAGGCTGTCGCCGGTGGCCGTGCGGCTCCTGGGCCTCGACGCCAAAGGAGGAAGACAGTAG